The Chryseobacterium oranimense genome contains the following window.
TTGTTCAGTTCAAAATAGACGGATTTGTTGGCATTGAAATCATCTTTAACTTCTTTTACCACTTCACTGTCTTTGTAGAGGTAGCTTAAAAATAGTTTTTTTCTGAAATAATTCTCATCCTCCAATTCATTTCGCAGTTCCGCAAATTGATCCCTGAAATAGGCATTGATCTTTTTTGTTCTTTCAGAATAGTTCTTTCCGAGGCTGGCATCATCCTTACTGATCCTTTCCCCTACTTTTACGGTGATGCTCCCATCATAAATAATGAAGTCTCCTTTCGGTAGTACTTCGGAATTTCCGTGGATGTACAGCGGAAGAATATCCAGGCCGAACTCTTCTGCCAGATAAAATGCTCCTTTGTGGAATCTTTTCACATCGTTGGTATAAGAACGCTCTGCTTCAGGAAAGACTACCAGCGAATAGCCCTGATCGATTTTTTCTTTCAGTTTTTCCATCCCGTTCTCTATTCCCTGAGAAACCGGGAAAAAGCCCAGTGCCTTTACCAGTCTTCCGAAAACCGGGGACTCGTACACCCAGTCGTTAACCAGGTAGATAATTTTATGAGTAGCCATAGCAATGGCGAGCGTGTCCAGAAAAGAGGTATGGTTGGCAATGATTACGGCAGGTCTGCTGAAATCTTCCGCCGGATTTTTTATAACTCTTTTCTTTACAAATGGGGTGGTGTGCAGTACCGATGTTAAAAATTTAGCTAGAATTAATTTAATAATATCTAATGTTTTTCCTTTTGACCGTTTGATAAACATACTTCCGATCAATGAAAAGACAAACCCTCCCAATCCATAGTAAAAGAAGGATATGACGGATCTTAAAAGTAACCTGAAGGTGATCGGGGAAAGCCCTTTTTTTGCCCTGTTTGTAATCAGTAATCTAAACCAGAACGGATAAAGTGTTGAGGTTATAATAATTACAGAGAACATCCCGATTAAGGCAACTAATGCAAGTGAATGCAATGCCGGATGTTTTGCAAAGATCAAAGAACCGATGGACAAAACGGTAGTGAAAACGGCCAGGATAATAGAGGTTCTGTATGTTGGAAGCTCATTTTTGCCTGTTGTATGCTCCTTCTGCATAGCTTTTGTCAGGAAAATACTGAAGTCATCTCCCACACCGAAAACCAGTGTACAGACTACGGTACTGAAAATATTTAATTCTAATCCTAAGAAATACAGAATACCTGCCGTCACAATCCCCGTCAGTACAATAGGAAACATGGTGAGAACAGTAAGCTCAAAGTTTCTGAAGAAAACAATGATCGTAAGAACAATGGCAAGAAGTGAATAATTGATCAGCGTGCCGAAATCTCTTTTCAACAGTCCCAGGAAGTTTTCATTCATTTGCTGACGGTCAATGGCCAGGGCGTCGTGGTTCTTTTCAACATCTTTTATGAAAGCGTCTCTTTTCTTTTCATCTACTTTTACAACATTGGAAACGGTGTAAAATCCATTCTCGTTGCTCAGGAATTCAGAGATCTGTAAGGCTTTGATCTTCTCATAATCCGAAAGGCTTAAGGTGGAATAGTTTTTATTTAAAATTTCATTGAAATTATCAAAAGCAGTATTGTTGAACCCAAACTGATTTCCGCTGTTCACCAGTTCTGAAACCGTACGGTTTTTTTTATCTCCACTCCAGAATTGATTCCATACTTCGATCCTTTGTTTCTGATCTTTTTCTGAAAGTACAACGTTTCCAAGAGAATTGTAGCTCAGGATCTTTCCTTCCTGCTTTTCTTTCTCAAGGAAACTGCTGAGCCGGGTGTTTCTTGTCAGTGCTTTTTCTTCAGAATCCCCGTAGGAAATAGTGTAGATGGATTTGGAAGTGATGTCGGAAAGCTTTTGCAGCTTAGCCTCACTTATCTTTAATTCCTTTGGGATATAATTCAGGTCCCCGATATCTTCATTAAATCCCACATGCCTGAAACCAAAAAGACAGGCTATTATAATGATGGAGCATCCTATGATCAGGGGCTTGCTTTTCTCATAAGGATAAGAGCCGATCATGTCGATAAAATTTGTGCTGTGCGCGTCATCTTTTTCTTTAGGCGTATAAAGCTGAGGAACAATAATCAATGCAGTAATAGAGGATAAAATAACTGTAATAGCGGCAAAAAGACCGAGATCTTTCAAAGCCTCGGAACGTACAAATACCAGACATAGAAAGGAAACGGCTGTTGTGGCGCTGCTCAGTACGATGGGCTGGGTGATTTCTTTGTAAAGTTCTTCAATATTATTATTGTGCTTGTAGTGAGTGAGGATGTGAAGGGCATAATCTATCGTGATCCCGATAAGTATAGCTCCTACACTTAATGAAATAGCTGAAATTTTATCTTTTATGAAATAAAGAATCAGCAGGGCGAGCAATACAGAAAATGCGGTCGGAAGAAATACAATAACCGGAGTAAAGAAATTTCTGAAATAGTACATCAGCAGAATCAGCAGTACCGTCATGGAGATCATTACCGTATTCTGGATGTCTTTTTTGATCTGCTGCGCATTGGCCACAGCAATCACCGGGGAACCGAAATAGCTGAGTTCTGTTTTTCCTTTAAACTGCTTATTAATATCGTCCTTTATCTGGTTAAGCTGATTGACGAAGGCTTCATTACCTTTGGTGTCGTTACTTTTATTTTTAGGATCAATGAAAAGCAAAAGGTTTTTTCCGTCTTTCGTGACGATATAATTGTCTTCAAGCTTAAAATCTTTGCTGATGTTTAAGGCATTTAATTTTTTAATCCCTAAATAAGTAATTCCCAGAGGATCTTTCTTGATAAAATCCTTAGTGACAAGGCTTGTGGGAGATACCAGTGAAACATAATTGTTTTCTACCTGTTTTGCGATGCTGTCTTTTTGCAGTTTCCTTTCAATTTCCTGATAATCGTTTTCATCAAGAAAAAGAGGCAGGTTCTGGCTTACAAAATCAAATGTTTCCGAAATTTCACTGTCATTCACCTTTCCCTGAACGGCACCGATATATTTTTTCAGAGGTTCAATTTTTTCCAGGAAAGTATCTGCCGTTTCAGAAAGCAAAAAGCCGTCTTCCCTGGATCTGTTCTCTATAATGACTATGATTTTATCAGAAAAGTTCAGCTGCTTGAGAACTTTTGCCGTAAGATCGGATTTTTCATTTTTAGGAATAATCTGATTGATATCTTCCTCAAAATTGATTTTTGAAGCAAAAAATCCGCAAATAACAGCTATTCCTAAAGCAATAATTGCTGAAAGAACCCTGTTTTTAGAAATCAGATAATATAAAAATATAAAAAAACGATGCATCAGAGTATGGAATCAAGTCTGCAAATTTAATTTTTTCAGTATTAGTTCAAAATATTTCAGCTATAAGTTTTGTCTGAAAATCAACAAAATATTCTAGGCAGAATAAAAAAATATTCTACTTTTGCAAAAGTTCCCTCGTAAAAATATATTTTAAACCAATATTTTATTAAAGAAATAAGAATCTGTTTTAGATATGTTGAAAAAAAATGATGAAAAAACAAACGGATTGCTATTTTGTAGTGGTATCCCTTTTCTGCTGTCTGCATTATCTTATGTACAGGTTTGCATTCTACTTTTATATACCCAATCAATTAACACCACATTAGATTAGCATGAGTCTATTACATCCTTATTTTCTCGTTGCGATTGTATACATGTTCTTCTTTAGTGTACAGGAGGTTTTTGGAAAAAAAGTAGATAAAAAATGGCTCTGGTTTTTAGGGATCTATCTCATTATACTGGTAGGTTTCCGTGATAATGTGGGGCCTGACTACGGAAGTTATAAAGGGCTTTATATTTATTCCGACACGAAGAGCTACTACAGTATTTTTATGAAGATGCTTCATATGCAAGGTCCTGATCAGCTGGAAGTGGAGTGGCTGTATACCCTGATCAACAAAATATTGCTGAATGTCTTTAATGCACCTTTCTACGTCCTTACCCTTGTTATTGCCATATGTGCTATTTTCTTTAAGATAGAATATACGGAAGATAATACTTTTTATCCCTTTACATTTACCCTTTTCATGTTTGTTCCCTACTTTTTTGTTGGAGAAAGTGGGCAGATCAGGCAGAACCTCGGGACATTTATTGTTTATTTCGCCATACGGTACATCAAACAGCGGAAACTGTGGCACTACCTGTTTTTCATATTTCTGGCATCAGGAATACATACTGTAAGCTACCTGTTCCTCCCAATGTACTGGCTGGCCCGTGTTCCTTTAAACAAAACGATAATGCTCATCCTGATCATTATCTCCGTATTTCTTTCACCGTTTGAGATATATCGTGTCTTTGGAAGCTTCTTGGAGGGCATGGCTTCAGATAATATTCTGGTGAACGGCTTAAACGGATATATGTATGAATCTACAGAAAGGTTGAATGGCGGTTTCGGGATTCCCGAAGTGATGATGATGATTCTCACCTTCTTCCTGTTTACATTTGATACCAAAATGAAAGAGAAATTTCCCTATTACGAATACCATAGAAACTATGCTGTTGTCGGGATCTGTTTTTACTTTATTTTCAGGAATAATCCTGTATTCTCGTCAAGGCTTGTAGGAGCATTTGTGGGGTTTTCTTATGTGCTGATTCCCAACACGATGTATGTGGTTTCGAGCGGAGTGAAGAAGATGATCTACTCCTTTATCATCGCGCTTGTTATCTTTAACTTTGTGGTATTCTCTTCTTTCATAAATATTAAAGTAGGTCGATTTACCATTGATCTTTATAAAAACCATATTCTTCCGTAAACTGACTATTAATTCACTTCTATATTGATTGATAAAGACAGCCCCGTAGCTGTCTTTTTTTGCTTTTAAGACATGGTAAAGACATTCACTTGAGCCAAATCATAAGAAATTTTAACAAAAACAGTTACTTTTGTGTGAAAAGTAGAAATTGCTGTTTTTGTATTTATAATCTTTTAATGGTTTGTTATTATTAATTTAATTAATATTAAACTTAATTATTTATAATATTAATTGATTATTTGTAATGAAGGTTTAAAAGTTGTATTTCCTGTAATAGCACACAAATCTAAGGATATGAAAAATTTAGTTAAAAATTTTGCGGCAATTTTTTGCCTAGTGTCGATCTGTACCTATTCCAGGAATAGTAGAGAAGTAAAAAAGATCTTTCCTGACACCTTTACAGGAAAATCAGTGCTTACGGTAGGGGATAGTTTAACGAAACCCAACAATAAAATTTTAGCCGTCCCTGACTGGACAAAAGCCCCCAACAGCTATATTTTTGATCCGAGGCAAGATAGTGAAGGCCTTTTGATCCCGGTAAAAAAAGCATATGCTATGTGGAAAGATGGCAGTTACCTCAAGAGTGACGGGATTCCTTCCGGAAAAATGACTGCCGATGTCCTGTGGGAAGATACCCATGGCCTTATTAAATCCGGGGCCGGATATTCGCTGGAAGTCATGAGTACTAATGAAAATGCCAAAATAAGGGTTCCGATTAACAAGGCTAAGAAAGGGAATGCTGTAATTTCCCTGAAAGTAAACGGTGAAATATATTGGAGCTGGCATATATGGGTAACTGATGATCCTACCAACGGATCCAATTATAAAAGCTTCGATAATGTCACAAGAATGAGAGCGGATGGAACAATTGAGGAAATCCCCGATTCCGAATGGGGATGGATGGACCGTAATCTTGGAGCTTTAAGCAGTTCCATTACTTCCTCGGACTGGAACAGAAGCAACGGGCTTCTGTATCAATGGGGCAGGAAAGATCCTATTCCGCCTTTAGTGACAAGGGGAAATGATTTTTATGAGGTTTCGGGATCCGTAGGAAGAGTAAGGCATAGAGGCGCAAAGAACCTGATCGGCGCTGTAAATATTGATAACCTTACGAAATATGTTCCCTTTTCAAGTGCCGAAGTAACCAATAATATCAGGCTTTCAATAAAGAATCCGCTTAGCCTGATTTATGTGAACAAAGACGATAACAGCGGTCAGGCATACTACAATAACAACCTGAATCTTCAGGTCAACTGGTTCGGACGTTCAGAGGAAATACCTGATAACAGGCTTTCGGAGCTTAATCTTTGGTCAGATAATTCCCAGGGGCTCATCAGTACAGAATATAATAATGATACAAGTGCAAGGCCATACAGAGATAAATCATCTTATGATCCATGCCCGAACGGGTGGAGAATGCCATCAATGCTTGTCGCCAACTTAGCTTCTCAGTCCTACGTTGATGATATAAGGCTCGATTTTTCACCTTTCGGGGTCAGGACCAACATGGCGAAAAATGTTTTCGAGACCAATAAATACCATATCATAAAGCCTACTGATAATGGAGTTCCGGCTTTCATGACCGGATTTAAAGTTTACCCTAATTTAGGTTTTGATCTTTCTAATGCAGGAGGAAATGATATGGGGATTTTTCCCGGAACAGGACAGCTGATAAGAGCTGATCACCAGGGGCAGTATACCGATCAGCACCATGTTGCTTTATGGACAGCAACCATGACCAGACACTTTGATACTTCTCCGGCAGTAACTACCAGAGGGCTTTATATGATTCCCGACAAAGGCCAGCCGGATGTGCCGGATCCTAATTATCCCAATATTAAAGGGCGGTATTTTTATATGCCCATGTCAGGAATGTATACCTCCGAAGCCAATGGATGCAGATGTATTAAAGACCCTCTTTATATTGTAGATAACTATGATTTTCCTTCAGAATATCTTGATCCTCCGGCAGAATACAGGGAAGGCATCAATAATCCCAATACTTATCAGGATGTAAAAAAATCGACTCTTTTTACTGTTGAGATTCCTGTAAGCAAAGCTTTCTCGGTACAGAGCCAGCTTTTAAATAATCAGGATATATTGGCTCCAGGCAGTTTTAACAGTTTAAAAGCAAATGTGCTCTGGACCACCAATACGGCTTTGATTAACAAGATATCAGTCATTAATCCTTCTCCTAATTCATTACAAAGCCTCAGTGGTTCAAAAATATCAGTAGACATCAATCCGAATCAAAGTGGAAATGCAGTAGTAACCCTGCATAACGGAAGCATTACCGCTCCTGTATATTGGAGCTGGCATATCTGGATCACCGATTCTCCTCTGGGATCCTATACCTATAAAACAGAACTTCCGGTAGCTGAAGCTGTGAACTATATAAATTATGTAAATAAAGCCGATGTTATCCTTCAGACAGAATTTATGGACCGTAACCTTGGAGCGGTAGATGCATTTCCGATCGTTGCTAATGCCCTTACGCCTACTTCTGCTGAGC
Protein-coding sequences here:
- a CDS encoding T9SS type A sorting domain-containing protein, encoding MKNLVKNFAAIFCLVSICTYSRNSREVKKIFPDTFTGKSVLTVGDSLTKPNNKILAVPDWTKAPNSYIFDPRQDSEGLLIPVKKAYAMWKDGSYLKSDGIPSGKMTADVLWEDTHGLIKSGAGYSLEVMSTNENAKIRVPINKAKKGNAVISLKVNGEIYWSWHIWVTDDPTNGSNYKSFDNVTRMRADGTIEEIPDSEWGWMDRNLGALSSSITSSDWNRSNGLLYQWGRKDPIPPLVTRGNDFYEVSGSVGRVRHRGAKNLIGAVNIDNLTKYVPFSSAEVTNNIRLSIKNPLSLIYVNKDDNSGQAYYNNNLNLQVNWFGRSEEIPDNRLSELNLWSDNSQGLISTEYNNDTSARPYRDKSSYDPCPNGWRMPSMLVANLASQSYVDDIRLDFSPFGVRTNMAKNVFETNKYHIIKPTDNGVPAFMTGFKVYPNLGFDLSNAGGNDMGIFPGTGQLIRADHQGQYTDQHHVALWTATMTRHFDTSPAVTTRGLYMIPDKGQPDVPDPNYPNIKGRYFYMPMSGMYTSEANGCRCIKDPLYIVDNYDFPSEYLDPPAEYREGINNPNTYQDVKKSTLFTVEIPVSKAFSVQSQLLNNQDILAPGSFNSLKANVLWTTNTALINKISVINPSPNSLQSLSGSKISVDINPNQSGNAVVTLHNGSITAPVYWSWHIWITDSPLGSYTYKTELPVAEAVNYINYVNKADVILQTEFMDRNLGAVDAFPIVANALTPTSAELAKIRASTGMHYQWGRKDPIPTFQYADNRASFSIFLGTGSANGTIAYTTLTYAAYNNMSGNYIVPYNTYAASAQSTDKPADKIAKVLSYSVKNPLTYMIPSTFAPYNSSMPNYTNGTDWLANEPNLAPDRWGRGGEKSPFDPCPEGWRIPDLSNVALISNQDFGQSPWYKKDKNVATFYSVSTDYSGYRVRNPSTTSTIGYMLIGPSYVVGNYPDSGMRGYRNVIANQTPTGTFNNVNFQYPAVWTAGLASNYLGRSVNVMFDAASTANRFIAFNDNNDPYFATSCRCVRVKYDEQGNEEGPIPRLPVTALASGKAATALSSAEVTEKVGKNKISLFPNPVKDILYINSPEKDGYYYQIYNLSGQLIRSGKFENGKTDVSSLSSGVYLVRINNAEEIVKIIKQ
- a CDS encoding EpsG family protein, with protein sequence MSLLHPYFLVAIVYMFFFSVQEVFGKKVDKKWLWFLGIYLIILVGFRDNVGPDYGSYKGLYIYSDTKSYYSIFMKMLHMQGPDQLEVEWLYTLINKILLNVFNAPFYVLTLVIAICAIFFKIEYTEDNTFYPFTFTLFMFVPYFFVGESGQIRQNLGTFIVYFAIRYIKQRKLWHYLFFIFLASGIHTVSYLFLPMYWLARVPLNKTIMLILIIISVFLSPFEIYRVFGSFLEGMASDNILVNGLNGYMYESTERLNGGFGIPEVMMMILTFFLFTFDTKMKEKFPYYEYHRNYAVVGICFYFIFRNNPVFSSRLVGAFVGFSYVLIPNTMYVVSSGVKKMIYSFIIALVIFNFVVFSSFINIKVGRFTIDLYKNHILP
- a CDS encoding MMPL family transporter yields the protein MHRFFIFLYYLISKNRVLSAIIALGIAVICGFFASKINFEEDINQIIPKNEKSDLTAKVLKQLNFSDKIIVIIENRSREDGFLLSETADTFLEKIEPLKKYIGAVQGKVNDSEISETFDFVSQNLPLFLDENDYQEIERKLQKDSIAKQVENNYVSLVSPTSLVTKDFIKKDPLGITYLGIKKLNALNISKDFKLEDNYIVTKDGKNLLLFIDPKNKSNDTKGNEAFVNQLNQIKDDINKQFKGKTELSYFGSPVIAVANAQQIKKDIQNTVMISMTVLLILLMYYFRNFFTPVIVFLPTAFSVLLALLILYFIKDKISAISLSVGAILIGITIDYALHILTHYKHNNNIEELYKEITQPIVLSSATTAVSFLCLVFVRSEALKDLGLFAAITVILSSITALIIVPQLYTPKEKDDAHSTNFIDMIGSYPYEKSKPLIIGCSIIIIACLFGFRHVGFNEDIGDLNYIPKELKISEAKLQKLSDITSKSIYTISYGDSEEKALTRNTRLSSFLEKEKQEGKILSYNSLGNVVLSEKDQKQRIEVWNQFWSGDKKNRTVSELVNSGNQFGFNNTAFDNFNEILNKNYSTLSLSDYEKIKALQISEFLSNENGFYTVSNVVKVDEKKRDAFIKDVEKNHDALAIDRQQMNENFLGLLKRDFGTLINYSLLAIVLTIIVFFRNFELTVLTMFPIVLTGIVTAGILYFLGLELNIFSTVVCTLVFGVGDDFSIFLTKAMQKEHTTGKNELPTYRTSIILAVFTTVLSIGSLIFAKHPALHSLALVALIGMFSVIIITSTLYPFWFRLLITNRAKKGLSPITFRLLLRSVISFFYYGLGGFVFSLIGSMFIKRSKGKTLDIIKLILAKFLTSVLHTTPFVKKRVIKNPAEDFSRPAVIIANHTSFLDTLAIAMATHKIIYLVNDWVYESPVFGRLVKALGFFPVSQGIENGMEKLKEKIDQGYSLVVFPEAERSYTNDVKRFHKGAFYLAEEFGLDILPLYIHGNSEVLPKGDFIIYDGSITVKVGERISKDDASLGKNYSERTKKINAYFRDQFAELRNELEDENYFRKKLFLSYLYKDSEVVKEVKDDFNANKSVYFELNKHIPKDASILHIADDFGQKDILLTLYQAERRIFSFIKNDERRETARQTYLVKRRKLNYISSIPEINKKIDILLISDKDFDISTLKELPETIILLNIPHYELKNSDYLQEFSSQAIKILKKH